A genome region from Tenrec ecaudatus isolate mTenEca1 chromosome 13, mTenEca1.hap1, whole genome shotgun sequence includes the following:
- the POTEE gene encoding LOW QUALITY PROTEIN: POTE ankyrin domain family member E (The sequence of the model RefSeq protein was modified relative to this genomic sequence to represent the inferred CDS: inserted 2 bases in 1 codon; substituted 1 base at 1 genomic stop codon), which produces MDDDIAALMVDNGSGMCKAGFAGDDAPWAVFPSIVGRPRHQGVMVGMGQKDSYVGDEAQSKRGILTLKYPIEHGIVTNWDDMEKIWHHTFYNELCVAPEEHPVLLTEGPLNPKANREKMTQIMFKTFNTPAMYIAIQAVLSLYASGRTTGIVMDSGDGVTHTVPIYDRYALPHAILRLDLVGXLDLEQEMATAASYSSLEKSYXLPNGQVITIGNERFRCPEAPFQPSFLGMESCGIHETTFNSIMKCDVDIRKDLYANTVLSGGTTMYPGIADRMQKEITALAPSTMKIKVIAPPERKYSVWIGGSILASLSTSQQMWISKQEYDESGPSIVHRKCF; this is translated from the exons ATGGATGATGATATCGCTGCGCTCATGGTCGACAACGGCTCTGGCATGTGCAAAGCCGGCTTCGCGGGAGACGACGCCCCCTGGGCTGTCTTCCCCTCCATCGTGGGACGTCCCCGGCATCAGGGCGTGATGGTGGGCATGGGCCAGAAGGACTCCTATGTGGGTGACGAGGCCCAGAGCAAGAGAGGCATCCTGACCCTCAAGTACCCCATTGAGCACGGCATTGTCACCAACTGGGACGACATGGAGAAGATCTGGCACCACACCTTCTACAACGAGCTCTGCGTGGCCCCCGAGGAGCACCCCGTGCTGCTGACCGAGGGCCCCCTGAACCCCAAGGCCAACCGAGAGAAGATGACCCAGATCATGTTCAAGACTTTCAACACCCCCGCCATGTACATCGCCATCCAGGCTGTGCTGTCTCTCTATGCCTCTGGGCGTACCACTGGCATTGTGATGGATTCCGGCGATGGGGTCACCCACACTGTGCCCATCTATGACAGGTATGCCCTCCCCCACGCTATCCTGCGTCTGGACCTGGTTGG CCTGGACTTAGAGCAGGAGATGGCCACTGCCGCCTCCtactcgtccctggagaagagctactAGCTGCCCAACGGCCAGGTCATCACCATCGGCAACGAGCGTTTCCGCTGCCCCGAGGCGCCCTTCCAGCCCTCCTTCCTGGGAATGGAATCCTGCGGCATCCACGAGACCACCTTCAATTCCATCATGAAGTGTGACGTTGACATCCGTAAGGACCTCTACGCCAACACAGTCCTGTCCGGTGGCACCACCATGTACCCCGGCATTGCCGACAGAATGCAGAAGGAGATCACAGCGCTGGCGCCCAgcacgatgaagatcaaggtcatTGCTCCCCCCGAGCGCAAGTACTCCGTGTGGATCGGCGGCTCCATTCTGGCCTCGCTGTCCACCTCCCAGCAGATGTGGATCAGCAAGCAGGAGTACGACGAGTCTGGCCCCTCCATCGTCCACCGCAAATGCTTCTAG